One stretch of Prunus persica cultivar Lovell chromosome G1, Prunus_persica_NCBIv2, whole genome shotgun sequence DNA includes these proteins:
- the LOC18791330 gene encoding putative F-box protein At3g58860 isoform X2 yields METDPPKQTKATDKETDPPKQTKATDKETDPPKQSKATDMETNPPKQAKATDKETHPPKQSKATDMETNPPKQAKAMDVETDPPKQTIASSQDHLLQVPISSEQVRANWMHDLPMHLLESILSDLPVKESVCTSCMCKSWHDNLWSFVSADDTSKSTESDFKKSLEKLLQNPAYFLNVRLRCTKFKRHSFLHEFLRELLKKKVINLEIAVDRHESLGFFPIPPEVFTSMHLWVLKIASARIILSPPGTFTRLSAIQVDVSRSSHASILDFYKWCPVLQDLQIQGKIMRLPDKKQKFQIRSQSLLRLKITLHLHKLQLDRGQKVYLSAGNLYEVDIDAPQLEVLDIDESIFAKFKIGNFKHLREVKLQSGFYEAKRQLGEVGELLVLSRGVFYTINQASLSTSCLVVGDGAFGALSFTFMDYLLSGNEAAIRNKFRMTFPDFYHVTSLRLCIADSSGWLFMPYLLAHLPNLQRLDLEVVDREEVRKGKKFKWNPPKDHVGWCLTSVKHVRMIGFGEMMEEASRILDFVREAATEERFEEITITYE; encoded by the exons ATGGAGACTGATCCTCCAAAGCAAACCAAAGCCACGGACAAGGAGACTGATCCTCCGAAACAAACCAAAGCCACGGACAAGGAGACTGATCCTCCGAAACAATCCAAAGCCACGGACATGGAGACTAATCCTCCGAAGCAAGCCAAAGCCACGGACAAGGAGACTCATCCTCCAAAGCAATCCAAAGCCACGGACATGGAGACTAATCCTCCGAAGCAAGCCAAAGCCATGGACGTGGAGACTGATCCTCCGAAGCAAACCATAGCATCATCTCAAGACCATCTCCTCCAGGTCCCCATCTCGTCCGAG CAGGTGAGGGCCAATTGGATGCATGACCTTCCCATGCACCTTCTTGAGAGCATACTATCAGACTTACCTGTAAAGGAATCAGTGTGCACTAGCTGCATGTGCAAATCGTGGCATGATAATTTGTGGAGTTTTGTTTCTGCAGATGACACCTCTAAGTCTACTGAATCAGACTTCAAAAAGTCACTGGAGAAACTTCTTCAGAATCCGGCGTATTTCCTTAACGTCAGGTTAAGATgcacaaaatttaaaaggCACTCCTTCCTGCATGAGTTTCTTCGGGAACTgctgaaaaagaaagtaatcAACCTGGAAATCGCAGTGGATCGTCATGAGAGTTTGGGATTTTTCCCCATCCCACCCGAAGTCTTTACAAGCATGCATCTTTGGGTCCTGAAGATAGCAAGCGCCAGAATTATTCTGTCTCCTCCAGGGACTTTCACAAGGTTGAGCGCTATACAAGTTGATGTATCTCGGTCATCTCACGCATCTATCCTTGACTTCTACAAGTGGTGTCCGGTGCTCCAGGATCTGCAAATACAAGGAAAAATTATGAGACTTCCGGACAAAAAGCAGAAATTCCAAATAAGGTCTCAGAGTCTCCTTAGACTAAAAATTACACTGCATCTTCACAAGCTACAGCTTGATAGAGGACAAAAAGTTTACCTTTCTGCTGGAAACCTCTATGAGGTTGACATTGATGCCCCCCAACTAGAAGTTTTGGATATAGATGAATCAATTTTTGCCAAGTTTAAGATCGGAAATTTCAAGCATCTCCGAGAAGTTAAGCTTCAAAGTGGCTTCTACGAAGCTAAGAGACAGCTAGGAGAAGTGGGGGAGCTTCTCGTTCTTTCGCGAGGGGTATTTTATACGATTAACCAAGCATCATTATCTACTAGCTGCCTGGTTGTGGGAGATGGAGCTTTTGGG GCATTGAGTTTTACGTTTATGGACTATCTTCTTAGTGGTAATGAAGCTGCGATCCGGAACAAATTTCGAATGACATTTCCAGATTTCTATCATGTCACGAGCTTGAGATTGTGTATAGCAGATTCTTCCGGTTGGCTGTTCATGCCATACTTGCTCGCACACCTTCCTAATTTACAAAGATTGGATCTCGAAGTGGTAGATAGGGAAGAAGTTCGAAAGGGCAAGAAATTTAA
- the LOC18788542 gene encoding uncharacterized protein LOC18788542 — protein sequence MVYALFTSLAQSSFSSFSDSPKLSSSKYQSHGLFLNAHKSFNAKFSPRQSTQLTRLRNVRRSPYICFFNGGGKPKGDLQEKETGEQWQILKRWEVPWEWQTVSLTSFACGLSFVLTGLVETAAIPYLGLNIQDLSIDEKAEILFLDQSITTAAVLAVLYTVASTFQPLPQDVYRYDLKDPFSLQKGWLLWAGIGLAGAIVAIAVTGAVASLFRGESPEREKDALVSLLPLIGSSSVSTACLLGITGVLAPILEETVFRGFFMVSMTKWVPTPVAIGISAAVFALAHLTPGEFPQLFVLGSALGLSYAQTRNLLTPITIHALWNSGVILLLTFLQLQGYDIKELLQTT from the exons ATGGTTTACGCTCTGTTCACATCTCTAGCTCAATCTTCATTTTCAAGTTTCTCAGACTCACCCAAGCTAAGTTCCTCCAAATACCAAAGCCATGGCCTTTTTCTCAACGCCCACAAAAGCTTTAACGCCAAGTTTTCTCCACGCCAATCAACCCAGCTTACAAGGCTCAGAAATGTCAGAAGGTCGCCTTACATTTGCTTTTTCAATGGCGGAGGAAAGCCCAAAGGCGATTTACAAGAAAAG GAAACTGGAGAGCAGTGGCAGATTTTGAAGCGATGGGAGGTGCCCTGGGAATGGCAAACAGTCTCCTTAACATCATTTGCTTGTGGACTGAG TTTTGTTTTGACAGGATTGGTAGAGACAGCAGCTATACCGTATTTAGGACTAAATATTCAAGATTTGAGTATAGATGAAAAGGCAGAGATACTGTTTCTTGATCAAAG TATTACAACTGCAGCTGTACTTGCAGTTCTGTATACTGTTGCCAGCACTTTCCAACCGTTGCCTCAAGACGTTTATCGCTATG ATTTGAAGGACCCTTTCAGTCTACAGAAGGGGTGGCTTTTGTGGGCAGGGATTGGTCTTGCTGGTGCAATAGTTGCCATCGCAGTGACAGGGGCTGTCGCGTCCTTGTTCAGGGGGGAGAGcccagagagagag AAGGACGCTCTAGTTAGCTTGCTTCCACTGATTGGATCTTCAAGTGTCAG CACTGCTTGCTTGCTAGGCATCACTGGAGTTTTGGCTCCAATTCTTGAGGAGACTGTATTTCGGGGTTTTTTTATGGTCTCCATGACGAAGTG GGTACCTACACCAGTTGCTATTGGAATAAGTGCAGCTGTATTTGCACTTGCACATCTCACTCCCGGAGAGTTTCCACAGCTGTTTGTGCTAG GCTCTGCTCTGGGATTGTCATATGCTCAAACTCGCAACCTTTTAACCCCCATCACAATACATGCTCTCTGGAACTCAGGAGTGATATTGCTTCTAACCTTCCTTCAG CTACAAGGGTACGATATCAAGGAATTGTTGCAGACAACCTGA
- the LOC18791330 gene encoding putative F-box protein At3g58860 isoform X1: protein METDPPKQTKATDKETDPPKQTKATDKETDPPKQSKATDMETNPPKQAKATDKETHPPKQSKATDMETNPPKQAKAMDVETDPPKQTIASSQDHLLQVPISSEVSFLGCIFGKLWDLIFKAEVRANWMHDLPMHLLESILSDLPVKESVCTSCMCKSWHDNLWSFVSADDTSKSTESDFKKSLEKLLQNPAYFLNVRLRCTKFKRHSFLHEFLRELLKKKVINLEIAVDRHESLGFFPIPPEVFTSMHLWVLKIASARIILSPPGTFTRLSAIQVDVSRSSHASILDFYKWCPVLQDLQIQGKIMRLPDKKQKFQIRSQSLLRLKITLHLHKLQLDRGQKVYLSAGNLYEVDIDAPQLEVLDIDESIFAKFKIGNFKHLREVKLQSGFYEAKRQLGEVGELLVLSRGVFYTINQASLSTSCLVVGDGAFGALSFTFMDYLLSGNEAAIRNKFRMTFPDFYHVTSLRLCIADSSGWLFMPYLLAHLPNLQRLDLEVVDREEVRKGKKFKWNPPKDHVGWCLTSVKHVRMIGFGEMMEEASRILDFVREAATEERFEEITITYE from the exons ATGGAGACTGATCCTCCAAAGCAAACCAAAGCCACGGACAAGGAGACTGATCCTCCGAAACAAACCAAAGCCACGGACAAGGAGACTGATCCTCCGAAACAATCCAAAGCCACGGACATGGAGACTAATCCTCCGAAGCAAGCCAAAGCCACGGACAAGGAGACTCATCCTCCAAAGCAATCCAAAGCCACGGACATGGAGACTAATCCTCCGAAGCAAGCCAAAGCCATGGACGTGGAGACTGATCCTCCGAAGCAAACCATAGCATCATCTCAAGACCATCTCCTCCAGGTCCCCATCTCGTCCGAG GTCTCCTTTCTTGGGTGCATATTTGGCAAATTGTGGGACCTAATATTCAAAGCTGAG GTGAGGGCCAATTGGATGCATGACCTTCCCATGCACCTTCTTGAGAGCATACTATCAGACTTACCTGTAAAGGAATCAGTGTGCACTAGCTGCATGTGCAAATCGTGGCATGATAATTTGTGGAGTTTTGTTTCTGCAGATGACACCTCTAAGTCTACTGAATCAGACTTCAAAAAGTCACTGGAGAAACTTCTTCAGAATCCGGCGTATTTCCTTAACGTCAGGTTAAGATgcacaaaatttaaaaggCACTCCTTCCTGCATGAGTTTCTTCGGGAACTgctgaaaaagaaagtaatcAACCTGGAAATCGCAGTGGATCGTCATGAGAGTTTGGGATTTTTCCCCATCCCACCCGAAGTCTTTACAAGCATGCATCTTTGGGTCCTGAAGATAGCAAGCGCCAGAATTATTCTGTCTCCTCCAGGGACTTTCACAAGGTTGAGCGCTATACAAGTTGATGTATCTCGGTCATCTCACGCATCTATCCTTGACTTCTACAAGTGGTGTCCGGTGCTCCAGGATCTGCAAATACAAGGAAAAATTATGAGACTTCCGGACAAAAAGCAGAAATTCCAAATAAGGTCTCAGAGTCTCCTTAGACTAAAAATTACACTGCATCTTCACAAGCTACAGCTTGATAGAGGACAAAAAGTTTACCTTTCTGCTGGAAACCTCTATGAGGTTGACATTGATGCCCCCCAACTAGAAGTTTTGGATATAGATGAATCAATTTTTGCCAAGTTTAAGATCGGAAATTTCAAGCATCTCCGAGAAGTTAAGCTTCAAAGTGGCTTCTACGAAGCTAAGAGACAGCTAGGAGAAGTGGGGGAGCTTCTCGTTCTTTCGCGAGGGGTATTTTATACGATTAACCAAGCATCATTATCTACTAGCTGCCTGGTTGTGGGAGATGGAGCTTTTGGG GCATTGAGTTTTACGTTTATGGACTATCTTCTTAGTGGTAATGAAGCTGCGATCCGGAACAAATTTCGAATGACATTTCCAGATTTCTATCATGTCACGAGCTTGAGATTGTGTATAGCAGATTCTTCCGGTTGGCTGTTCATGCCATACTTGCTCGCACACCTTCCTAATTTACAAAGATTGGATCTCGAAGTGGTAGATAGGGAAGAAGTTCGAAAGGGCAAGAAATTTAA
- the LOC18790374 gene encoding sphinganine C4-monooxygenase 1, with amino-acid sequence MGFEVSDELLGTFVPVLIYWAYSGIYVVLDSFENYRLHTRKDEDEKNLVSKRTVVKGVLLQQTIQAIVAILLFTVTGNDDGDSGVKPSFIDLARQFVTAMIVLDTWQYFMHRYMHHNKFLYKHIHSQHHRLVVPYAFGALYNHPVEGLLLDTIGGALSFLLSGMSPRASIFFFSFATIKTVDDHCGLWLPGNLFHVFFSNNTAYHDVHHQLYGSKYNFSQPFFVMWDRILGTHMPYSLEKRAGGGFEVRPKKVDKEN; translated from the exons ATGGGATTTGAGGTTTCTGATGAGCTATTGGGAACTTTCGTCCCAGTTTTGATATATTGGGCGTACTCGGGGATTTATGTGGTTCTGGATTCGTTTGAGAACTACCGGCTTCACACGAGGAAAGACGAAGATGAGAAGAATTTGGTGTCCAAGAGAACGGTGGTCAAAGGGGTTCTTCTTCAGCAAACCATTCAGGCTATTGTTGCTATCCTCCTGTTTACG GTGACGGGAAATGATGATGGGGATTCAGGTGTAAAGCCTTCTTTCATTGATCTAGCAAGACAGTTTGTTACTGCAATGATTGTTTTGGATACCTGGCAATACTTTATGCACAGATACATGCATCACAACAAGTTTTTATACAAACATATCCATTCCCAACATCACCGGCTTGTTGTGCCCTATGCATTTGGAGCTCTGTACAATCACCCTGTGGAGGGACTTCTTCTTGACACAATTGGTGGAGCCTTATCTTTTCTCCTCTCTGGCATGTCTCCTAGAGCCTCcatattcttcttctcctttgcCACCATCAAAACCGTAGACGACCATTGTGGATTATGGCTTCCGGGGAACCTGTTCCATGTATTTTTCAGTAATAATACTGCTTACCATGATGTCCACCACCAGCTCTATGGAAGCAAGTACAACTTCTCCCAGCCGTTCTTTGTTATGTGGGATAGGATACTTGGTACCCATATGCCTTACTCATTAGAGAAGAGAGCAGGTGGGGGATTTGAAGTGCGGCCTAAGAAAGTAGACAAGGAGAATTGA
- the LOC18793498 gene encoding probable methyltransferase PMT2, translating into MALKTNSDGRTRSSVQIFIVAGLCCFFYILGAWQRSGFGKGDSIALEITKNGADCNIIPSLSFESHHAGEAGKIDESESKPKVFKPCHPRYTDYTPCQDQKRAMTFPRDDMNYRERHCPPEEEKLHCLIPAPKGYVTPFPWPKSRDYVPYANAPYKSLTVEKAVQNWIQYEGKVFRFPGGGTQFPQGADKYIDQLASVIPIKNGTVRTALDTGCGVASWGAYLLSRNVLAMSFAPRDSHEAQVQFALERGVPAVIGVLGTIKLPYPSRAFDMAHCSRCLIPWGVNDGKYLMEVDRVLRPGGYWVLSGPPINWRNNYKSWQRPREELEEEQRKIEEVAKLLCWEKKSEKGETAIWQKRVNTDSCGDRKDDSHATFCKSDEADAVWYKKMEACITPYPDSNNADGAAGGELEPFPKRLYAVPPRIASGSVSGVSVEAYEEDNNKWKKHVNAYRRINKLIDSGRYRNIMDMNAGLGGFAAALESPKLWVMNVVPTIAEKNTLGVIYERGLIGIYHDWCEGFSTYPRTYDLIHAHGVFSLYDGKCDWEDILIEMDRILRPEGAVVFRDEVDVLIKVKKIVGGMRWDTKMVDHEDGPLVPEKVLIAVKQYWVAGGNSTSTQ; encoded by the exons ATGGCTCTGAAAACGAACTCAGATGGTCGGACTAGGAGCTCAGTACAAATATTTATTGTAGCTGGTTTGTGCTGTTTTTTCTATATATTGGGTGCTTGGCAGAGAAGTGGGTTTGGGAAGGGAGATAGTATAGCTTTAGAGATTACTAAGAATGGGGCTGACTGCAATATCATTCCAAGTTTAAGTTTTGAATCCCACCATGCTGGTGAAGCTGGGAAAATCGATGAATCTGAATCGAAGCCCAAAGTTTTCAAACCATGTCATCCTCGTTACACTGATTACACCCCATGCCAAGATCAGAAGCGTGCAATGACATTCCCAAGGGACGATATGAATTATCGAGAGAGACATTGCCCTCCGGAGGAAGAGAAGTTACATTGCCTTATTCCAGCGCCAAAGGGATATGTAACTCCATTTCCCTGGCCAAAGAGCCGTGACTATGTACCATATGCGAATGCACCCTATAAGAGCTTGACTGTTGAAAAGGCTGTCCAGAACTGGATCCAATACGAGGGTAAAGTGTTTAGGTTCCCTGGTGGAGGAACACAGTTTCCTCAAGGGGCAGATAAATATATTGATCAGCTTGCTTCTGTGATACCAATAAAGAATGGGACAGTTAGAACTGCACTGGACACTGGTTGTGGG GTTGCCAGTTGGGGTGCGTACTTGTTGAGTAGAAATGTTCTTGCCATGTCGTTTGCACCCAGAGATTCCCATGAGGCACAGGTCCAATTTGCTCTTGAAAGGGGTGTTCCTGCAGTTATTGGTGTTCTGGGAACAATAAAGCTGCCATATCCATCCAGAGCGTTTGACATGGCTCACTGTTCTCGTTGTTTGATTCCATGGGGAGTAAATG ATGGAAAATATCTCATGGAAGTTGACCGAGTTCTTAGGCCTGGGGGTTATTGGGTGCTTTCAGGTCCTCCAATCAATTGGAGGAATAATTACAAATCATGGCAGCGTCCGAGGGAGGAGCTTGAGGAGGAACAGAGAAAGATCGAAGAAGTTGCTAAACTTCTTTGCTGGGAGAAGAAGTCTGAGAAGGGTGAAACTGCCATTTGGCAGAAGAGGGTAAATACTGATTCATGTGGAGACAGAAAAGATGACTCCCATGCTACCTTTTGCAAATCTGATGAAGCAGATGCCGTCTG GTATAAGAAAATGGAGGCATGCATAACTCCATATCCTGACAGCAACAATGCAGATGGAGCTGCTGGTGGGGAGCTGGAGCCATTTCCAAAAAGGCTTTATGCTGTACCCCCTAGAATCGCTAGTGGGTCTGTTTCCGGAGTTTCTGTTGAGGCCTACGAGGAGGATAACAACAAATGGAAGAAGCATGTAAATGCATATAGGAGAatcaataaattaattgactcAGGAAGGTATCGCAACATTATGGATATGAATGCTGGTTTGGGTGGTTTTGCTGCAGCACTTGAATCTCCAAAATTGTGGGTCATGAATGTTGTGCCCACAATAGCTGAGAAAAATACGCTGGGTGTCATATATGAGCGAGGATTGATTGGAATCTATCATGACTG GTGTGAAGGTTTCTCTACTTACCCAAGGACATATGACCTCATTCATGCCCATGGTGTTTTCAGTTTGTACGATGGCAA ATGTGATTGGGAAGACATTCTTATTGAGATGGACCGAATTTTGCGGCCAGAAGGTGCCGTCGTATTCCGTGATGAAGTGGATGTATTGATTAAGGTGAAGAAGATAGTTGGAGGGATGAGATGGGATACTAAAATGGTGGACCATGAGGATGGTCCCCTTGTTCCAGAGAAGGTATTGATTGCTGTCAAGCAGTACTGGGTTGCAGGTGGGAACTCCACCTCCACACAATGA
- the LOC18792351 gene encoding protein PHYTOCHROME KINASE SUBSTRATE 2, whose protein sequence is MAMVTLKSTSKANLSQTFPCDNNKNRDASFSSYLSSNEETLVRKLVDQSSEEHNNHLATKKEEDEEIGVFGAEKYFNGVMDEETSPKSGSSSKNYHHNKEKRVQPGTPSVRSESSWNSQTSLLQSRLRNPYQSNTSRAQRQKKNFFASLGCKCSCSDKNSVDVDEHVGEISFKKNNGAANSGTLVHGKASTTSTINNKPAAVVDLVGEALVEMNNSQKLDKLGVGLSRENCFTFPSSKPGMGSLPVKMPFQEEEEAEKVRKSLEVFGSPVFEKRNRSLGLDKRLTMLPWDEFPANSGGVIYNNESDSDASSDLFEIESLTGKANPCMTPTTCYAPSEASIEWSVATASVADFSVTSDSEDLQRLSPMKMVPNNTRNAKTRMNKEIPRHRPTALLGCKSQKAVKIAGDAHKTYHHEKTNFDQQMMRRNRPESFVPATRFQAETSPNKLTGFDSRVQGQHALAAQSRSHSPHASHLLFM, encoded by the coding sequence ATGGCTATGGTTACCTTAAAATCAACTAGCAAGGCCAACCTCTCACAAACGTTTCCCTGTGACAACAACAAGAACCGTGATGCCTCCTTTTCTTCATACTTGAGTAGCAATGAGGAAACCCTTGTACGTAAACTTGTTGATCAGTCAAGTGAGGAACATAACAATCACTTGGCaacaaagaaggaagaagatgaagaaattggagTATTTGGAGCTGAAAAGTACTTCAATGGAGTAATGGACGAGGAGACTAGCCCAAAAAGCGGCAGCAGCTCAAAGAATTACCATCATAACAAAGAGAAACGAGTTCAACCTGGAACTCCAAGTGTTCGTTCTGAATCAAGTTGGAACAGCCAAACTTCGCTATTGCAAAGCCGGTTGAGAAATCCTTATCAGAGTAATACAAGCAGGGCACAGAGACAGAAGAAGAACTTTTTTGCAAGCCTTGGTTGCAAATGCTCTTGTTCGGATAAGAATTCGGTCGATGTCGATGAACATGTTGGTGAAATCAGCTTCAAGAAGAATAATGGTGCTGCTAACAGTGGAACATTGGTCCATGGCAAAGCAAGCACAACAAGCACCATTAACAATAAACCTGCAGCTGTAGTAGACCTTGTTGGTGAAGCTCTAGTTGAGATGAACAACAGCCAAAAGCTTGATAAGTTGGGAGTTGGGTTGAGCAGAGAAAACTGTTTTACTTTCCCATCTTCAAAACCTGGGATGGGGAGTTTGCCAGTGAAGATGCCctttcaagaagaagaagaagcagagaaaGTGAGGAAATCTCTGGAGGTATTTGGTTCTCCTGTGTTTGAGAAAAGGAACAGGTCTTTAGGCCTTGACAAAAGGCTAACAATGTTGCCTTGGGATGAGTTTCCTGCAAACTCCGGTGGAGTGATATACAATAATGAGTCAGATAGTGATGCAAGTTCAGATCTTTTTGAGATAGAGAGCCTCACAGGCAAAGCCAACCCTTGCATGACCCCAACAACTTGTTATGCCCCAAGTGAGGCAAGCATAGAGTGGAGTGTGGCCACTGCCAGTGTTGCTGATTTCTCTGTGACGTCAGACTCTGAAGATCTGCAAAGACTAAGTCCAATGAAAATGGTTCCAAACAACACCAGAAATGCCAAAACAAGAATGAACAAGGAGATTCCAAGGCATCGTCCCACGGCTCTATTGGGTTGTAAGAGCCAAAAAGCTGTCAAAATTGCAGGAGATGCCCACAAAACATATCATCATGAGAAGACCAACTTTGACCAACAGATGATGCGCCGCAACAGGCCAGAATCGTTCGTGCCAGCAACAAGGTTTCAAGCTGAGACGTCCCCCAATAAGTTGACAGGCTTTGACTCAAGAGTACAAGGGCAGCATGCTCTTGCAGCACAGTCTCGTTCGCATTCACCACATGCCTCACATCTTTTGTTCATGTAG